The Scomber japonicus isolate fScoJap1 chromosome 9, fScoJap1.pri, whole genome shotgun sequence genome includes a region encoding these proteins:
- the dbnlb gene encoding drebrin-like b isoform X1, which yields MAVNLSKNGPALTAAYKEVVDEKSNTNWALFTYEGNSNDIRLAEKGDGGLEELVEELNSGKVMYAFCRVQDPNSGLPKYVLINWTGEGVKDARKGICANHVHSMGNFLKGAHITINARADEDVEPEVIMQKVAKASGANYSFHKETPSRFQDSGPQGPVGSVYQKTNAVSEIRKTNKDNFWAQAEKDEEKRRQEERRRADEERQHLEKERKDREAKEAAQRDKRDKERAVQIDQQKKYQQQQDAETKQEKPNREEQEENQAAQRKAVKRGESVEKANEAASLISQRAMNPRDMFKQREKGITPSVPDVPAAAAPASPQPGRLQSPFLSKQVYESERASSPQRQASPVPAGSASPVRATEPDADDGQSRCEYDEQEAAPQEQWKEETPAANSYVQEPAYEEPAQVEENNTYEAPAEETPDRGTCARALYDYQAADDTEISFDPDDIITGIEMIDEGWWRGYGPDGHFGMFPANYVELM from the exons ATGGCAGTTAACCTCAGCAAAAATGGCCCTGCATTAACAGCTGCATATAAAGAAGTGGTAGATGAAAAGTCCAACACAAACTG GGCCTTGTTCACCTATGAGGGAAACAGCAATGATATCCGCTTGGCTGAAAAGGGTG AtggaggactggaggagctggttGAGGAGCTGAACAGTGGGAAAGTGATGTACGCTTTCTGCCGGGTCCAGGATCCAAATTCCGGCCTGCCTAAATATGTCCTCATCAACTGG ACTGGAGAGGGAGTGAAGGATGCCAGGAAAGGAATATGTGCAAATCATGTCCACTCCATGGGGAATTTCCTGAAG GGGGCCCACATCACAATAAATGCCAGAGCAGACGAGGATGTAGAACCTGAGGTGATCATGCAAAAAGTGGCCAAAGCCTCCGGGGCCAACTACAGTTTCCACAAAGAAACCCCGAGCCGCTTCCAAGACAGTGGTCCCCAGGGTCCTGTG GGCTCAGTGTACCAGAAGACCAACGCTGTGTCGGAAATCCGAAAGACCAATAAAGACAACTTCTGGGCACAAGCAGAG aaagaTGAGGAGAAACGTCGCCAGGAAGAGCGACGCAGGGCAGATGAAGAGCGCCAGCAtctggagaaagagaggaaagacagagaggccaAGGAGGCAGCACAGCGGGACAAAAGGGACAAGGAGAGGGCCGTTCAAATCGACCAACAAAA GAagtaccagcagcagcaggatgctGAGACTAAACAGGAGAAACCAAACAGG gaggagcaggaggagaaccAGGCAGCCCAGAGGAAAGCAGTCAAGCGAGGTGAATCTGTGGAAAAGGCAAAT GAGGCTGCTTCTCTCATCTCTCAGCGTGCTATGAACCCCAGAGACATGttcaagcagagagagaaaggaataaCTCCCAGTGTCCCGGACGTCCCCGCCGCAGCAGCTCCCGCTAGCCCACAGCCAG GGCGTCTGCAAAGCCCTTTTCTGTCTAAGCAAGTGTATGAAAGTGAGCGAGCCAGCTCACCTCAACGCCAAGCTTCTCCTGTGCCTGCAGGCTCCGCCTCTCCTGTCCGCGCCACAG AGCCAGATGCTGATGATGGGCAGTCCAGGTGTGAGTATGATGAGCAGGAGGCAGCTCCCCAGGAACAGTGGAAAG AGGAGACACCAGCTGCCAACTCCTACGTCCAGGAACCAGCTTATGAAGAGCCTGCTCAG GTGGAGGAGAATAACACTTATGAGGCGCCTGCTGAGGAGACACCAGACAGAGGCACCTGTGCCAGGGCTTTATATGACTACCAGGCTG cTGACGATACAGAGATCTCATTCGACCCCGACGACATCATCACCGGGATTGAAATGATAGACGAGGGCTGGTGGAGAGGGTACGGCCCAGACGGTCATTTTGGAATGTTCCCAGCCAATTACGTCGAGCTCATGTAG
- the dbnlb gene encoding drebrin-like b isoform X2: MAVNLSKNGPALTAAYKEVVDEKSNTNWALFTYEGNSNDIRLAEKGDGGLEELVEELNSGKVMYAFCRVQDPNSGLPKYVLINWTGEGVKDARKGICANHVHSMGNFLKGAHITINARADEDVEPEVIMQKVAKASGANYSFHKETPSRFQDSGPQGPVGSVYQKTNAVSEIRKTNKDNFWAQAEKDEEKRRQEERRRADEERQHLEKERKDREAKEAAQRDKRDKERAVQIDQQKKYQQQQDAETKQEKPNREEQEENQAAQRKAVKRGESVEKANEAASLISQRAMNPRDMFKQREKGITPSVPDVPAAAAPASPQPEPDADDGQSRCEYDEQEAAPQEQWKEETPAANSYVQEPAYEEPAQVEENNTYEAPAEETPDRGTCARALYDYQAADDTEISFDPDDIITGIEMIDEGWWRGYGPDGHFGMFPANYVELM, translated from the exons ATGGCAGTTAACCTCAGCAAAAATGGCCCTGCATTAACAGCTGCATATAAAGAAGTGGTAGATGAAAAGTCCAACACAAACTG GGCCTTGTTCACCTATGAGGGAAACAGCAATGATATCCGCTTGGCTGAAAAGGGTG AtggaggactggaggagctggttGAGGAGCTGAACAGTGGGAAAGTGATGTACGCTTTCTGCCGGGTCCAGGATCCAAATTCCGGCCTGCCTAAATATGTCCTCATCAACTGG ACTGGAGAGGGAGTGAAGGATGCCAGGAAAGGAATATGTGCAAATCATGTCCACTCCATGGGGAATTTCCTGAAG GGGGCCCACATCACAATAAATGCCAGAGCAGACGAGGATGTAGAACCTGAGGTGATCATGCAAAAAGTGGCCAAAGCCTCCGGGGCCAACTACAGTTTCCACAAAGAAACCCCGAGCCGCTTCCAAGACAGTGGTCCCCAGGGTCCTGTG GGCTCAGTGTACCAGAAGACCAACGCTGTGTCGGAAATCCGAAAGACCAATAAAGACAACTTCTGGGCACAAGCAGAG aaagaTGAGGAGAAACGTCGCCAGGAAGAGCGACGCAGGGCAGATGAAGAGCGCCAGCAtctggagaaagagaggaaagacagagaggccaAGGAGGCAGCACAGCGGGACAAAAGGGACAAGGAGAGGGCCGTTCAAATCGACCAACAAAA GAagtaccagcagcagcaggatgctGAGACTAAACAGGAGAAACCAAACAGG gaggagcaggaggagaaccAGGCAGCCCAGAGGAAAGCAGTCAAGCGAGGTGAATCTGTGGAAAAGGCAAAT GAGGCTGCTTCTCTCATCTCTCAGCGTGCTATGAACCCCAGAGACATGttcaagcagagagagaaaggaataaCTCCCAGTGTCCCGGACGTCCCCGCCGCAGCAGCTCCCGCTAGCCCACAGCCAG AGCCAGATGCTGATGATGGGCAGTCCAGGTGTGAGTATGATGAGCAGGAGGCAGCTCCCCAGGAACAGTGGAAAG AGGAGACACCAGCTGCCAACTCCTACGTCCAGGAACCAGCTTATGAAGAGCCTGCTCAG GTGGAGGAGAATAACACTTATGAGGCGCCTGCTGAGGAGACACCAGACAGAGGCACCTGTGCCAGGGCTTTATATGACTACCAGGCTG cTGACGATACAGAGATCTCATTCGACCCCGACGACATCATCACCGGGATTGAAATGATAGACGAGGGCTGGTGGAGAGGGTACGGCCCAGACGGTCATTTTGGAATGTTCCCAGCCAATTACGTCGAGCTCATGTAG